A stretch of the Osmerus mordax isolate fOsmMor3 chromosome 12, fOsmMor3.pri, whole genome shotgun sequence genome encodes the following:
- the zc4h2 gene encoding zinc finger C4H2 domain-containing protein isoform X2 — protein MADEQEIMCKLENILEIRNKTLQMQKIKSRLKSEFESLESEEKHLKEYKQEMDLLLQEKMAHVEELRLIHADINVMESTIKQSENDLNKLLETTRRLHDEYKPLKEHVDALRMTLGLHRLPNLNEEEEKLSLDYFEKQKAEWQKEPHEPAIPESLAAAAAAAQQLQVSRKQDARQTATFRQQPPPMKACLSCHQQIHRNAPICPLCKAKSRSRNPKKPKRKPDE, from the exons atggcggACGAACAAGAAATAATGTGCAAACTAGAAAATATCTTGGAAATACG GAACAAGACCCTCCAGATGCAGAAAATCAAGTCTCGTCTGAAGAGTGAGTTTGAGTCTTTGGAATCGGAGGAGAAACATCTGAAGGAGTACAAGCAGGAGATGGACCTCCTGCTGCAGGAGAAGATGGCCCACGTGGAGGAGCTACGACTCATACACGCTGACATCAATGTG ATGGAGAGCACCATCAAGCAGTCAGAGAATGACCTCAACAAGCTTCTGGAGACTACACGGCGGCTGCATGACGAATACAAGCCCCTGAAGGAGCACGTGGACGCCCTGAGGATGACCCTGGGTCTGCACCGACTGCCCAACCtcaacgaggaggaggagaaactcTCACTGGA TTACTTTGAGAAGCAGAAGGCTGAGTGGCAGAAGGAGCCTCACGAACCTGCCATCCCAGAGTCCCTTGCAGCGGCGGCGGCTGCAGCCCAACAACTCCAGGTCTCTAGGAAACAAGACGCCCGCCAGACGGCCACCTTCAGACAACAGCCACCCCCCATGAAG GCGTGCCTGTCCTGCCATCAGCAGATTCACCGCAACGCTCCCATCTGCCCCCTGTGCAAGGCCAAGAGCCGCTCCCGCAACCCCAAGAAGCCCAAGAGGAAGCCTGATGAGTAG
- the zc4h2 gene encoding zinc finger C4H2 domain-containing protein isoform X1: MADEQEIMCKLENILEIRNKTLQMQKIKSRLKSEFESLESEEKHLKEYKQEMDLLLQEKMAHVEELRLIHADINVMESTIKQSENDLNKLLETTRRLHDEYKPLKEHVDALRMTLGLHRLPNLNEEEEKLSLDYYKKQGQPGLSVPGFISYFEKQKAEWQKEPHEPAIPESLAAAAAAAQQLQVSRKQDARQTATFRQQPPPMKACLSCHQQIHRNAPICPLCKAKSRSRNPKKPKRKPDE, translated from the exons atggcggACGAACAAGAAATAATGTGCAAACTAGAAAATATCTTGGAAATACG GAACAAGACCCTCCAGATGCAGAAAATCAAGTCTCGTCTGAAGAGTGAGTTTGAGTCTTTGGAATCGGAGGAGAAACATCTGAAGGAGTACAAGCAGGAGATGGACCTCCTGCTGCAGGAGAAGATGGCCCACGTGGAGGAGCTACGACTCATACACGCTGACATCAATGTG ATGGAGAGCACCATCAAGCAGTCAGAGAATGACCTCAACAAGCTTCTGGAGACTACACGGCGGCTGCATGACGAATACAAGCCCCTGAAGGAGCACGTGGACGCCCTGAGGATGACCCTGGGTCTGCACCGACTGCCCAACCtcaacgaggaggaggagaaactcTCACTGGA TTACTATAAGAAGCAGGGCcaacctggtctctctgtccctggttTCATTAGTTACTTTGAGAAGCAGAAGGCTGAGTGGCAGAAGGAGCCTCACGAACCTGCCATCCCAGAGTCCCTTGCAGCGGCGGCGGCTGCAGCCCAACAACTCCAGGTCTCTAGGAAACAAGACGCCCGCCAGACGGCCACCTTCAGACAACAGCCACCCCCCATGAAG GCGTGCCTGTCCTGCCATCAGCAGATTCACCGCAACGCTCCCATCTGCCCCCTGTGCAAGGCCAAGAGCCGCTCCCGCAACCCCAAGAAGCCCAAGAGGAAGCCTGATGAGTAG
- the LOC136954637 gene encoding ankyrin repeat and SOCS box protein 12-like — MVQEEIPVNMSLMDISKIFSLLQPKEGDEEEREQCQSLNQAVSADDVAQLSELLSQDSYRRCINSRSGWGVPVTPLRTAAAHGHLRSLELLLEHGAEVDSLDVKAQTPLFTAVSGKHLDCVVALLKAGADPNGSQYNNCSPVLTAAREGDVDILRELLLFGAEVDVRPKIPEWATNATACRGPLYISAVYGHLDCFKLLLLHGANPNYNCTEEKMLARVKQPKTVLEMCLRYGCGLEYTQMLIDFGADMYLPTLIVDKTTMQNEALVLLLKERVCPKTLMSQTRLAIRRFLPMVNKAAAIDSMDIPHILRNYLKHVT; from the exons ATGGTACAGGAGGAGATCCCAGTCAACATGAGTTTGATGGACATCTCCAAGATCTTCTCGCTGCTCCAGCCCAAGGAGggcgacgaggaggagagggagcagtgcCAATCCCTCAACCAGGCGGTCAGCGCCGATGACGTGGCCCAGCTGTCTGAGCTCCTCTCCCAGGATAGCTACCGCAGGTGCATCAACTCCCGCAGTGGCTGGGGGGTTCCAGTCACCCCCCTGCGCACGGCTGCCGCGCACGGACACCTGCGCTCTCTGGAGCTCCTATTGGAGCACGGGGCGGAG GTGGACAGCCTGGACGTAAAGGCCCAGACCCCTCTCTTCACAGCTGTCAGTGGTAAACACCTGGACTGTGTGGTAGCGCTGCTGAAAGCAGGCGCCGACCCTAACGGCAGCCAGTACAACAACTGCTCCCCGGTGCTGACCGCCGCCCGCGAGGGGGACGTGGACATCCTCCGGGAGCTCCTCCTGTTCGGCGCCGAGGTGGATGTCCGGCCCAAAATCCCCGAGTGGGCTACCAACGCTACGGCGTGCCGAGGACCCCTGTACATCTCGGCCGTGTACGGCCACCTGGACTGCTTCAAGCTGCTGCTCCTCCATGGAGCCAACCCCAACTACAACTGCACCGAGGAGAAGATGCTGGCTAGGGTCAAGCAGCCCAAGACGGTGCTGGAGATGTGCCTGCGCTACGGTTGCGGCCTGGAATACACACAGATGCTGATTGACTTTGGGGCGGACATGTACCTTCCCACTCTGATCGTAGACAAGACCACCATGCAGAACGAAGCGCTGGTGCTactgctgaaggagagag TTTGTCCTAAAACCCTGATGTCCCAGACGAGACTGGCCATCCGAAGATTCCTTCCCATGGTCAACAAAGCAGCTGCTATCGACAGCATGGACATTCCTCATATCTTGAGGAACTACCTCAAACATGTCACCTGA